GCGCAGGTGCAGATGAATTAAAGAATTccaaaattactttaaaagaaataatcaaaATTGTCAGAAATTTGTTACTTCTACTTCAGTCTGAGCctataaaaatacaaatccCGCTCTGCCATATTGTCACAGTAACTTTAACCTCATTCTTTAGCTGGGAATACATATTTTAGACTGTCATCAAAGCAGATGCACCTCTACTGCATACCTCTAACTCATATTTTGAGAAAGGCAGTGCACTTTCTTTGCAGATGCTACAAAAAGGATGAAGTTATACAAACCCCAGAGGTCCTTGTTAAGTAACCTCCGTGCTCAGGCATGCACGGTGTCCGGCAGCTTGGCAGACACAGCCTGTGCAATTTATATGCCTAAGATCAGAGAACCCTCGAAATAAATTTACAAAATCTCTTGTAAAGGTAACAACTTCAGTGACAATTCTGTATGAATTAATGATTTATACATACCTCCTTTTACTCTTTAAAGCTGACaatgttttttttaagctacattttatttctgagaagctgcagagagTAGTCTTACCTAATTCTAGCATAATTTCAGTTCCCCAAATTCAAACACAGCTAAACCCTCAGCTCATTTGCAGCTGATGCAGGTATACAGACTTGTTCTCTCAACAGATTTGTCCCACTTTGTCAAATTTGGGACTTGGCCACCCAACAATCTAATTACAGCACAATAAAACGCAGTAAAAGGGCAAACAAGGGCTATGTTCCTAGCTCATTCTAGTCTCTCCTAGTATAAAGCAGACTTCCATAGAAACTTAGCTGACtgcttttttagtttttccACTAAGGACAGAGCAGTACAGACCACTATACATTAAGATTTACAATATGCCCCGTTTAAGTAATTGTTAATACACTAAACTGTATATTGCTTATGGAAAAGTGCACATTTAACAGAATGAGATTTTGTACAAATAAAAAACACAAGGACTAGCCCAATAAAATGGCATTTCAGTGCTTGGGGTTACCAAGAAAGAGACACAATTTCATTTAATGTAGAAGACAATCTGGCTCAAGTGCCTACTCTGAGAATAAACACAAAGGATTTGAtagaaatttaatttgattCACTCAAACATATGAATTAAGACAGACATCAAGCTTCCCAAGACATCAACTAGCTTTTTTAATCAATTTCATTCAAGCTAAAAAGTCACAAATGAACTTTAGCAATTTTGTAAATATACTGTGGGAGAAGAtacaaaaagaataaagattAAATCAAAATATTGTTTTGCTTAGACAAAAGCACTCAGTTTTAACATACAAACTCAGTaactgttttcttctgcatttaattaaaagttCTGTTGTCTCCTGAAATATGCACAATGATACACGTCACTTAACAAAGGCACCTCTTTTAAACACACTGAAACACCCATACACTTTATTCAAAACTGTGACTTTTTCTAAAAGAATAATGCCCCCTCACATTCATGCCTTTGCCTTTCAAGTCACTAAATTTGCTCTTTTCTCCCTTTGAGATGTAATTAGGTACATCTGTTGATGGATAAACAAGtagtgttgttttatttttttttttagaaatcaaATCATCCCTTCCATGTgctttaaaagagatttttaatatttaaagcatACTTGGTGGAATCCTGAAAACAGAGTGCTTTCATCTGTAAAAAGGCAGTGATTTCAAAAACAAAACGTTTCAAATGACATTCTTAGTAGCACAGAGCTACGAGCAGAGCacttgaaataaaagcaattatAGTCTGTAATTTCATCTTTATCCACTACATTCATTATTGGCTTCTTTTCAAAACAAGCTTCAATACTTTGAAAAATTCAGTGGTTCTTGGGgattcataattatttttacctACATATTAATGTAAAAGAGACCAGCAGTGAGACAGGAGCTCCTGAAGAACCTATGTCTAAAAATCAACACAGAAGGAGAACAGGAAGTTTTATGTGGCAGTAGCTGAGCTGAAATCACTTCAGTGCCAGTACCACAGTGTGACACTATTCACCACTTACCTCGAAACTGGTGGTTTATTTCACAAGCCCCATATGAGTGAACTCAGGAGAACTTTACTAACGGTCCCATTATGGGACTTTCAATCACTTTTATCAATGTCTcctgggacacagagaggaaagCTCCTGAACAGGTGGCAATGGATGTTTTTACAATGGTTCTACACTCACCTTGTCACCTCCAAGCCAGAAACATTTTCCACCACCAGGAGTTTCACACACAAGTACCTTCCAACTCTGCATAAGCTGACATTTCAAAGTGAAGGCAAGGCCTTTCCAGCTACACATGTTGGCTCATATTTAACATTCTCTATTCATTTCCAGCCTCTAATGTCTGAAAATTTTGAGGGAATCCCATGGCTTTTCTGAAGCAATGTAACATTTAGTAGTGTTATATGTCAACATCCCTTGAAGTGAATATCCCACCAAGTACCTCTCTCAAAAAGACGAACAGCTTCCATCATATATGGCACCAGGAGACGGTTTACAATAAACCCTGGAGTGtcctgtgaaaaataaaaaagggattCTAAGTAAACACTCTTTACCAGAACTACACTCAATGCTATGTGACAAATAAAACAAGTGGATGAAGACACTTACTGTATCATTACTTAAGATACTTTCTGATCTGtatttttcatctcatttttctGCTCAGTATTAAAGCATAAAACATTGAGAAATTCAATGGCATATAAACAGTCATCATGACTGAGAATAGTAAGAGTACTACAAGCCAAAGCAATCAATCTTAAAACAATTTAATATGGCTAGTCTTTTCTTTATCTAGAGTCTAATGATACAATTTCCTGAAGCTAGGAGAAAAGCAGTTCTTCCCTAGAaggttttatttgtgtgtgtccACTACCAGAAGCACTCCTGACTAAATAGTCTGCTTCTCCTCCACTGCTCACTGGTGATCCTACTTTTGAAAGTTAGGATAGCTTTAACAGCAAACATCAACACTGACAATGAAAAGATAAGACACATGCTGTCAGAAGGTAACAAATGAATACAAAACTTCTTTTGCACAAGCATCAATCAAAATCACAATCAATCAATCAAACGCAAGAGAAAGAGTTCTGCAAATGTAACATTATTTTGTATATTACTACTGTCTCagatatttattattcattccacTTTATCTCAGCATTTAATCCAGAGAATCCCAAGCAACGTTTCTTCTATAAgcaagaacttaaaaaaaagtgttcagGCACGAATACTGCATTATTCTCTATCCAAGCTAAATTATCACAATTCTTCCTATATTCTGCACACTGCATGGTACTAAACTGCgacagaaataggaaaaaagtcAACTAAGGCCACAGAACAATTTAGCCAGAATTCAGAGAACATAGCTAGAATTAGAGTCCAGCATCCAGCAGCTGAATTAATTAATCCAGTAACTACCGGATTGCAGGCCCTTCTTTTTATTATCAACTGTCTCCTGGGGGCTGTGAAACCCAAAGCAGTAGCTTGCATAAAGCTATCCAGACCACAGCTTAATGGATTCAGAAAAAGTGAGCTTTCAAAGTAGGGTGTTTCTCtagagaaaataaaccaaagctgagaagaaattaagatgAATATGTGTCTAGTTACTGCAGTCTTAAGAAAACCTTGCAATGAGCACACACCATGAAGGATTCAGCCAACTGTCTCACAGTACAAGAGGCAGCAGTTTTGTCTCTAGCATGGCTAAAGATGAGCTACTGCTTAAACTCTCCAGTCTATACTTTTGCAGGACTTGAAAAGACTCCATAACAGTAAGCTCTGATACGTGTGAGTTTTGCTGCTCTAGACAACATGTCCAGAGTCACTGGACTTTGAAGAATTTGTGGTAAATGTgggtattttctttattaaattacttttaattatgAAGACAAACTGGACAAGATGCAGCCTAGAAATTTTTGAAGTGCTCATACATCTACTAAAACCTACCACCTTAAAATTAACAGTCTACAAGGACAGACCCCCTGAACAGTATACTGTCAAAACGTACTCACCTTACAACTGACAGGACTCTTTCCTACTGCTTTACTGAAATCCACAAGTGATTCAAAAGTCTTTTGGCTGGTCATTGGAGTCTTGATGACCTGAGTACAGGGAAGGTAGAGAGAGCATAAGCATATTAATGAGCAGAATCTCTCCCATTTCCCCACTACAGCAATGTAGTCCAGAACACTCTTCCAGAAATTCACAAAATGTTTTGCAGAAAACCACCTTGAATGTATAAATATGTAACAGACACAGAACACTATTTTACACATAGATACAGCATTTTGCAATGTTGTGTTTCTTTAAGACACTTTCCCACTCAGCCACTATGGAAGGATGGTGAAAGGAACCATTCTTTAAAAGCACACTTAAGATTTAGTGTatcaaaataattctaaaaGCTACATAGTCTCTTGTCTTGGGAAACACAAAGACACCACCCTAGAGACCCATTTAAACAGCCGTAGCTCCTGATAGAACAAGTTCTAGCAGCTACTCCACCTCTCTATAACCCTCTCTCAGGTAATTTTAGGGAGTGATAAGGTTTCTCCTTGGCCTCTTTTTCTCAAgctaaacaatcccagctccctcagctgctcctcctgtgagTTACTCTCTGGActcttcaccagctctgtttcctttctctggacatactccagcacctcagtgtcttgTAGTGAAAGGCCCAGAAATGGACACAGCattcgaggtgtggcctcaccagtgccaagtacagagggactgtcacagccctggtcctgctggccacactattttTGACACAAGGCAGGATAgcattggccttcttggccacctgggcacacactggctcatgttcagcagCTGTCAGCCAGCATTCCAGATCCTTTTCCTCTGGTCAGATTTCCAGCCCctcttccccagcctgtagtactggaaatactgaaacaaacaCAACTGACGTTGTTTCAAAAGTGACAAGGCAATAAGATTTAATCTCCTGACATCTATTTATTTCTACACTAGTATCAGCAATTCCTATGAATAAGCCTCCCTGCTTGAAATGATGGCTATAAACAGCACCTCTGCTGGAAGTTCAGTGGAGAACTCAGGAGCCTTGAGACTGAAGGAGTTACCTCTGTCTGTTAAACCTGCCCCTCAACAGAGACTGCAGTACCCTCTAATCATTAGAGGTAGCAAATTCCATGTCCGAGCAGCCGCAAACTGAGATCTGCTCTGTCAATCTAACTGAAATCCCACTGCTGCCAATtgcactgctgggctgcagctgtagctGATGGAACATGATGATAGCAGCCCCTGTAAGGCATGCTCACAGGACACTCACCTCCACAAGCTTCATCATAGGCACAGGATTGAAGAAATGAAGACCACCAAATCGGTCCTGCCTGGTGGTTGCATTTGCCATCTTCGTGATTTGCAAGGATGAAGTGTTGCTTGCAAATATCGTATGCCTGGGAATAAGAAATACATAGATTGCATAAAGGACAGTAGGAGACTGAGGCACTAAACATAAATAGACATCCATTGGCTAACCAGGCAAGAATTCTCAGAAATATCCCTGCAGTTTATCACGGTCCTTTTGCTGAGGTCTAAGCACAGCAATTTAATCGAATAACCACTGCAAAGACTCTGTGACTTTCTGATTCCTGAGGAATTATATTGAATGCTTTTATTAGGGGCTAGAAAAAAGGACTGTGCaattagaaaattttatttcactcCCCAAATCCATTCTAGGTAATTCATCCAGCAATCCTGGAAACATAAGGGTATCTTAATTTGTTGTTAAACACATTTACACATTTATTGAAACCCAATCATATGCCATGTCAAAAATGCACTTTGGAGTCATACAGAAAATTTGCAATCtactttattttgaaattatcaaTGATAGACATGATGAGGAAACCTACCACCAGAGCAAAGatttaatagggaaaaaaaaccagagaaaatgtAAGACCTGCCATGCATAGGACATTGCAAAGGATCTACAAAATGCCAAGAATTTTAAGACATATATGAAGTCCTTCTCCAGACATAAACCAAATTTACTAACTGCAATTCATAATGGTTTGagtattttgtttgttgggtttgtCCTCCCAGAAATATCTCAGACCCTCAACAGCCCTGCTATCACACCAAAAACTTAAgagaaatggctttttcttcAAATCAGAAACTAAATTAGAGATTAAAACCTACCTTTCAGTTTGGACTGCATCCTACCATCCCTTCAAAAAGTTATCCTACTGGACTCAGCAAATGTTTATCTATGTTGATATTTTGCTTACATTGTACTAATATGTAACTGAGCTTTGCAACAGAGCTTTCAGAAAAGTTATGTTCAAGTCGTGGTGACATCTTATAGGGGcattaatgaaaacatttcaagaCAAAAACATCtactttgttttcaattttttcattatgttttcttttttgttatagtgaaggaaataaaaaatcctgaaaattcCTGCTTATTCTTCTTACAAATATTCTTTTATTATCTCTCCACCATAAAGTGGCCTTATACTGCTCTGAGGTGAGGTACTAAAAGGAGCATTCTACATTTCATAGTTTTGACCTTGTAAAGTCAGTGAATACAAAAGTCATTTACTCTCACCAAAAATCTGCCACTGtgtgtaaaaattaaaatactcaTATAAAAAAGAAGCACATTGAATTGTGAAATATAATTGCTAGGTTTATATCTGAGTTCACTTAAGAGATTTTACCTCAGTACTTCTTCTGTAGCCTCACACAATAGAAAGccttggaaaaaagaaaagcattggATTTACTGTGAATAAGTGCATTTTAGTTACACTTTCTTCTCTGACCAACCAATTGATTTCATTGAGTTTAGAATAGAATTTTCATGCCTCTGTGACTTAGAATTACTCAATCCACGCTTCAGATGACAGCAGAGTTGGGAGGCTTTGGGAAGCCAGTACTAGTAAAGCCATAGAAATggctttcctgcagcagagtgCTTTCTCTTGGTGCCATCTAGTGGCTCATGGAAAGACGTCACAGGAGAAAccttaataaatatttccaatAAATCCAACTCTTATAGTCCAGCTGCCTTACACAGCAAACACTGAGTAATACTTCATTTTTTAACAGTTTTATAACACATTCATTCGAACACAGTGAACAGCTGAAAAACACTGGCCAGGTCCAAGCTGAGTTTCTACATCTAAAGGCAAATCCTAGACCAAGGAATATTGAGGGCATTTCGTAcaatcccagaaaaaaaacagaaatcaagCACAGAAAAGTTCTTAAACTGGAAATGCAAAAGTTCTTTTGTCATATTCATTACAACCCTGTTTGGAAAAGTGCTGCAGTGTCTACAAAAATCCTAGCCTGACCTTTTTCCAAATGGAAATGCAAGACTAACTCCATtctagaaaaggaaaacagaactgaaGAATGGGCAGCAATGCTTTACTCTGTTCCAAAGATGATGATCAGGTAACACAGTAATAAAAGCCAAATATGCTGAGATTAATACTGAGAGGAATAGAACATACAATTCTGCCTTCCGCATTTTGTAAAGCTCCGAGATCATAAAATTTTGCTCTGAGAACATAAACCAGTATGTTCTCAGACTAATGGCACCAAAGAAACAGCATCCACTGTTTCACCTGGACAGTTACCCAGATGGGGAATACTCTGAGTTTCCAAGGTTTTCTGGGGTTTCCAAATGCTCCTGGCTTATTATATTTGATTTGAACACTTATGAGAAATTTGCTCCCCACTCACAAATACAACTTCTCTCAGTAAAAGAATAGCTTTCCCATCCCCTACATGTTTAGATCCACTTTCAGAGGAATTACAGTTACTTTACAAGAAAAGGAATTATTAATTGTTAATTATGCTATTGTGCTATTGTAATACTTTAGTTAATTGTGCTATTGTAATACTTTAGTTTTATGCAGTTCCCAGACTTATTTTCCTCAGAGATGTCTCCAGAGTGCAAAAATGGGAGATAAACAAGTACATGTTGCAGCTGAGGAAATGCATGAAACATGAAATACatcacaaaagaagaaaaatgcagggTTTCACACACCTAGAATTTCACAGGCAGAATTCATCTTGTCAGAACAACTGTCATACATAGCCCCTCACATTTCCACCTGCTATCATCCACCCCTCTGGGAAGTCCTGAGATTTGAATGAAGCCAAGTCATTCCTCCACAGCATCCTGGTCTTTCCTGGTCTCTCCCTGTAACCCACACTTCAGAGGGCCACCAATGCTCAGAGGCCCTCAGAAGCAAAGCTCCTCCTGATATTCAATGCTGTCTTTAAACTAATCCTGTCTTTGTTACCAATTAACCACAAGTCTACCACCCCTAGTGAGCTGGCACAACAGTCAGTCCATACAATAGGTTTATAAATTTTGAACTATTCAGCCTTAGAAAAGGCTGTAGAATGCTTGCACTGACAGGGAGATATTTCTATTCCAGCACAGTGCCATGTGGGATGAGTAAAGCCTACTGCTTCCTTCTAACACATGGAAAAACACTCACTACAGGTTTGTGTCTTTCCCCACACTAAGCACACAATCTGCAACTCTATACGCTCTCACAGTTACAAATTACCCTTTGTATCCAAAGCTAATATTTTAAACACTTGACTACTAAGTTTCAACCAGTTTTTCTACTTTATCCTACACATATGATACCTGCATGTTTATAATAGCTTCCAAATATCCTCTTAAAAAGGAAGGCTTCTTGTCTTAGCCATTTTTCCCAACTCTGCAAAATCATCCCTTTTGCAATGGGCAGGAGCATATTTGAACAACCCCCAGTATCTTTTAACACTGTGATGTAAAATTTGATGTTTCACAGCAGCTATGCTGACAAACAGCTCAGTCTTCCAAAAAACAGCCTCATGTGTTCCAAACACACATATTTTTAAGTGAGGCTCCAAGTCCCCCATGCCCACATTTCCTTGCTGACTGGTTTTAGACAGTTTACCATTTAGTACACTCCAATTTGCTCATTAAATACTCCACCAACCAACGGTTTGTTTGCACAAAACAGGCACAAAACAACCACAACAAGGTACTCTCATAAACGTTGAAGTCATCTATTTACTTTTGTGTGTCAGGGTAATGGCAAGTTTACCCTGTGCTCAGTACATGGCTGCTTGTGATCACTGACTGTATTCAAAATTACCAGGTAATTTTAATTACTGACAGGAGGAGAAAGCTTGAAAATCTCCCCAGGCTGAAGTCAACTAAtgataaaatcttttttcccttgataTGATATTCAAGGCATAGCTTGCCCAGTTGACAGGCCAGACAGTCTAGAATACCTCTTAGCCAATATATCCCCAAACCTACCTGCACTAGTTAAAATCTCAACAAGCAGTCAAGGTCTTGTGATCATGACTCATCAATTACAAGGCTCAAATTTCTGAGACTGCATGCTCACCTTAACAGCATTTTTGGCTTTGGATAATATTCAACAGTAGCTTCCAACAGTTATCAAATATAGTTCAAGGACATTTCCAGGGACTTCATGTAACTGAATGAGTATCTACTAAAATACTATTTACCCTTTTACATCACACACAATAACAAGCAATGGCTGTTTCCTAACTCCTGTAATACAAAGTAAAGTTAGTTCACTTAAGACATTATTGAGCTGACTGAGACTTCTTAAAACTTGTTTATGACAGGTGTGCCGGAAACAAATACTTTATAATTCCAATTCCCAATTTAAGTATGGGAACAGAACATTAACAGTAAGTCATGTCCACTGGAACAAGTCAATTCTACTGTTCTGCATTTGTAGCTGCATTAGGATTTGAAATTGCCAAGTAGATAAGCAATCCTAATGACTAAACACACTTGGAACAACAATGAAGCAATGCAACAAGCAAATGAAGCAATGCAACACACCTGAGAATGTTTATAACATATGCACCTGGCACAACCACTATTCCACACCAACATAATAGTCTGGAGCTAGTCTGAGACAGCAAAACTCATTCTTAAATAAAGCAGCTAAGAAAACAGAGAACTAACTGTGAGTGGAAAAACAGAAAGTAGTCTAAGTTTCAAAATGTAACAGGAAAAATATACATACTCTGGAGCAAACTTATCCAGCGTCTGGAagagtttatttttaacttccaGGTTCTCCACAATGGCTTCTATCACCAAATCTGTGCTGTGGACCACTGATGCTGCATCTGTGCTTGTTGTGAGGTTTTTCAAGGTCTTCTTAATGAACTCAGCACCAGCCTGAAACATTTTCAAGCAGCTGTAATGTCTATTTACAGtgatttaatttacttttatatGAGAATCCCCTTATGTTCTCTGGTGGTTTTGACCTCCCCAAAATGCAGACAGTCTGCCACATTCCCAAATCAATGAGAAAGTTTTAAGTCTGTAGAGGTATAAGGCTTTCCATTGACAAAATTTTCCTAGCCAAACAAATCTGTTTTGGAGCAAAGAGGGGACCTTTAAACTCATTCTTTTAGGAAGACCATTTGCTGTAGTCCAACCTTCAGCACAAGAGAGTGATCACCTGGTTGGTCAATCAGTGGCTAAAGTTTCAGTgaaaaagtggagaaaaatgtttcctCACTAGTAAATCTGTTGATATAGATTGTGAGGGcagaaatcaaacagaaaagcaagacTTTTAGCCAAGGGTAAATGGAGACAcagtacaaataaaaaaaactatATGGTAGAATATAATGTCATACAAAAAGTGCAAGTATTATGTGGagagttttctttttgattAAAAGGCTCTCCATAATTACATATGTATGCTTTACTTATCCTGGCACTTCCATACTCCTGCaaacaagcttttttttccttcctctgcctcatcGTTTTCTGGCAAGCATCAATACAAGTATTCATTGTATATGTTAATATGtatcaaaagaagaaattaatctgCTGAGGAATTTGGAGAAGCAAGCACAGCAACAAGTAACTTAGGATACAAAGCTAGACTCACCAACTGCACCACAGTGGCTGGCTGTATGCAAGACTGACTCAGCAATGCAAGTGCAAAGTTAAACATCTAACACATGTCACTTGCATTCTCATTTCCTTTGCAGTAATCCTGTGCCCAAGTgttaggagaagaaaaaaaaaaataagactcCTTACTCAGGTATTAAGACAATTTTGTTACTATTTGCTTTTGGACAAAACGGGTGCATTCCCAGGTAAGCACTCAAAGACTGCTTGCTTTTGAGTTACGatgaataattttattccatttcaCACTTAGCATCTGTTTTAAAAGATTGCTAAATTAGTTTAAATCTTTAGCTTAAAGCTGAAGTTtattaaggaaagaaaatgaggtAGCACATCTTTCAACCTccctaaattaaaaataaaaaactaactGAAAGTCCGGGTTCTTGAGCACACtgggaaaaaagttttctttttaagcaatATAATAACATGCTCTATAATGCATAACTGCAATATCATAACTTCATTATGGCAGTTTTTATTCTTCCAAGTTTTCCTAGAGGAATAAAAAGAAGGTGTCAACCTCAGGCTTATCTGCAAACTTCTTCTTTATCACTCTCTTCAAACTCTCTTCAATTCCTTTTGTAGACTTTTTAAGGATTTCATCTGACTGGTCAACTAACACCACAGTGTGACCGCTGGCTGCTGCAACctgcaagttaaaaaaaaaaattcaacatcAATGTCACAAAACAACCACCCATATTGATTTGTGTTAACAGACGATATGTCAGGCATTTAGGCAAAAATTTAGAGCTAAAATACATTGAATTAAATGCACTTGActagaaaaatcataaaaaccTGTATATAGCTGGGGTGATGCTGAAGGGATAAAGGTCTCAAACAAtttgagggaaaaggaaaaagaaatctctccCTCACACTGTCTGCAGAACCTTGTGTCTGAAGGCATCTAAATTCTGTGGCCATGGCTACAGAATAAACAGGGTGAGCAGGTGCCACAGGGGATGGCCAACCCTGAGTCCCcagaacacagctctgctgtcaggcCATGAGCATGTCCCTGCAACAACAGGAAGGTGACAGTgaagctgggagcaggggtggATGTTTGCCACTCCAGGATTCCACACAGACAAGAATGGCTGCAAAGTCTCCTTACGCTGCACTTGGTGCAAACACTGGCTCAGCTACACACAGCACTACTGGATTGCCTTTTTGGTTggtatttaaattaatttcaaacaaGTAACATCACTGTCTCACACTGCATCAGCACATTAAAGATCAGCTGCTCATTATCTGTTACTTcacttttactttatttatgTTCCTCTTGTTAGTTAGCAACAGCCTCTCTTCACTTCCAGAATCCTTGAACTAACAGAGCTGTGATTTAGTAACTGTGTAAAACAGATATTAAAACACAGTTCCACTGATGGTTTTAAAGTGACTCAACTTCAGAGCTTCCCTTCTGCAATCTTTCACCTTACATTTAACCTTATATGTGATGACTAAAGACTCATGCACCCACAAGACCTAGTCCAACACAGCTAGCTGAAATGGAAAGTGCAGCTATCTCATGAAGAAAAGCACGGTGATATTCTCATCCAATTTGCCTCACTAACCCAGCAAATAAAGAAATGCCAGATTGTCTCTGGACAGCAGCAGTAGCTTTAACAAGGGGTCAGTCTGCAGACAGACAATTCTTTATCCAacttggttttttattttcactatgGCCATTCCATAAAAACCACTTAAACCAAACTTGTACTTCTACTCCTAACACTTCATCTGCTGCTGATCATTTGTAACAGTGATTTTTGATCTGAAGATGAAAAATCATTACCAAAGACATTTTTAAGAGCTGAGGGCACCGCGCTGCCCTCAGCTTCACTGAGGAACCATTTATGATATGGTCACAGCTAGTGACAGCAAGTGAAAAATCCTAGAAAAATTAACATCTCCCACTTCCCACCATATTTACATGGACAGAGAGGAAGTAAATGAGACAAGATCATACCATTTCCTTGCAATTCAATCACACACTTGCCTAAACACTACTATCCAATGATCTTAAGAATGTGTTTGTAATAAGAAACACAAGTGCTGGGGAGTCAATTAATGCTTTTTTCAAGAGCATTTCACAGGGCATAATCAAAAATTGTGGCTTTCAGCCATACACTAGCAGAGGCTTGCTTCACCTGACAGTGTGAAAAACCAAGAGAAGAGGAGACACAATTTCTTTAGTGCTCAAAAAGGGATGAAAAGCAGCTTTATTAATAGGGTACAGGGGAGACACCACTCAGTGTTATAATGACCTCTGCTTTGAGATAAGTTTGGATTGATAAATTGGAGGCAGATGGTCAGCAAAATAATCCTGGGTCCTTGACAGTGGTAGAGGCCTGCAACCCCTGTTACTGTCAAATACCAGACATGTTTCTCTTGAtgagctgctctctgaaaaTATGCAGTCCAGCAGAACAAGATCAGCACACTTACCTGGAAAACGATAAGCTTTGCATAGTCTGCATCTTCCTCAAACACAAGAACAACTTTTTCTAAGTTGTTCTTTGATGGTTCTCCAGTGGAAACCTCAAGCTCTAGTATCATGATACAGAGGAGTATTTCTATCAGAAGAGTGAATAAACAACTATTTTCTTAGCCAAAAAAATTGCCTCTGTATTCCATCTGCTAGAGATTTGCCAGGAATGTAAGAAATCTTTAGTTCTGAGAAGCAAACCTATTAACTCATTGAAATGGAGAAC
The window above is part of the Molothrus ater isolate BHLD 08-10-18 breed brown headed cowbird chromosome 4, BPBGC_Mater_1.1, whole genome shotgun sequence genome. Proteins encoded here:
- the HADH gene encoding hydroxyacyl-coenzyme A dehydrogenase, mitochondrial, which encodes MAFATRQFVRAASSDAATAAAKKLLIKHVTIIGGGLMGAGIAQVAAASGHTVVLVDQSDEILKKSTKGIEESLKRVIKKKFADKPEAGAEFIKKTLKNLTTSTDAASVVHSTDLVIEAIVENLEVKNKLFQTLDKFAPEHTIFASNTSSLQITKMANATTRQDRFGGLHFFNPVPMMKLVEVIKTPMTSQKTFESLVDFSKAVGKSPVSCKDTPGFIVNRLLVPYMMEAVRLFERGDASKEDIDVAMKLGAGYPMGPFELLDYVGLDTSKYIIDGWHSLEPNNPLFAPSPLLNKLVEEKKLGKKTGEGFYKYK